The Hymenobacter sp. DG01 sequence TCGGACTACATCAGCATCAAGAACGAGGCCGTCCGGAACCTGAACGCCAACCGCGCCGCCATCGGGCAGCCGGCTACCAACGTGGAGGGCTTCAAGCCTACCCTCGATGGCAGCGGCAACCCCGTGGATACCAAGTGGTACGACTACATTTACCGCACGGGCTTCTCCAGCTCCAACAACCTGAACTTCAGCGGCGGTACCGACAAAACCACGTACTACACCTCCGTTGGGTACACCGATCAAAAGGGCATGCTGGAGGGCAACTCCTTTAAGCGGGCCTCGGCGCGCCTCAACATCGACCATAAGGTGTTTTCCCGCCTCAGCATTGGCGCCCGCATTGGCTACTCCAACACCCGCAACGCCTCGCCCAACTCGGGTTCCGTGGGGGATGGAGCCTTCGGGACAGCCGGCCTGGGCCGCCTGCCGCTGGTGCTGCCGCCCAACGTACCTGCCTTCAATCCGGATGGCAGCTACAACGTAGCCACGGCCTACGGCAACGGCGGTTTGGGCCCGGGGGCCAACATCAACCCCACCACCGGCACTCCCCTCATCGTCAGCTACTACAACCCGGTAGTGGACATCGAAAACAACTACTTCCGCTCGGAGGGCAGCGAAATTCAGGGTAGCGTAAACGCCACCCTGGAAGTACTGAAAGGCCTGCGCGTGCGCACCAACTTCGGTATCTATAACATTGCTTTCGAAGACCAGGCCTTCTACACCTCCCAGGGCGGCGACGGCTACGTACCCGGGGGCCAGGCCCTGAACTACTACCGCACCAACAAGCGCTGGAACTGGCAGAACACGGCCCAGTACGATGCCAGCCTGGGTGGCAAGCACAACATTTCGCTGCTGGCCGGCACCGAGCAGCAGCGCACCACCATTGACCGCTGGGGCGCCAGCCGCACGGGGGTAGCCGATATCTTCTTTAACACGTTCCAGGGCAACTTTACCAACGTGGCCGTGGATGGGAACTACCAGGGCGAAAACTACCTGCTCTCGTACTTCGGGCGAGCCGACTACAACTTCAACAAGAAGTACCTGGCCGCCATCAACTTCCGCCGCGACGGCTACTCGGCCTGGGCTCAGAAGTGGGGTAACTTCTACGGGGTATCGGTGGGCTATGCCATTTCGGAAGAGGATTTCTGGAAAAACTCCAGCTTGCTGAACAAGGTGAATTTCCTGAAGCTGACCGGCAGCTACGGCGAGGTGGGCAACAGCGCCATTGCCGATGACTTCCCCTCCCTGAACCTGTACTCCTCGGGCCTGTACGGGGCCTCCCCCACCCTGTTCTACAGCAACGCCGGCAACACCCGCTTGTCGTGGGAAACCAGCAAGAAAACCGACGTGGGAATGTCGTTCGCTATTCTGGATGAGCGCATTCAGGGCGACATAGGCTACTACAAAAACCTGGTGGACGGGCTGATTCTGGGCGTACCTCAGGCCCCCTCAAAGGGCATTCCGGGCAACCAGATTTTCGCTAACGTGGGCTCCATGCAGAACACGGGCATGGAAGTAAGCCTGCGCTTCAATGCCATCAGCAAGCCCAAGTTCAACTGGTCGGTGAGCGGCAACCTGACCACTCTGAAAAACAAGGTGCTGCGCCTGGCCACCGAAGGCCAGCGCCTGGCCACGGCTACCTCCCTAGAAACCGTAAACTTCACGCAGGTAGGCCGCTCAGTGGGCGAAATCCTGGCGGTGAAGTCGTTGGGCGTGAACCCGGCCAACGGGCAGCGCATGGTGGAAAAGCGGAATGCGGACGGCACTACCACCGTGGTGCAGTACAACCACTTAGGTACTACTGGTGTAGGCTCTACGGGCTGGACCACCATAGACGGCAAGAACACCACAGCGCCTTCGCAGTCGGTTGATGGGGTGCTGTTCGGGCCGGTGCTGCCTACCTGGTACGGCGGCTTCGACAACACCTTCCGCTACGGCGGCTTCGACCTGGGCATCTTTATCCAGTTCTCGGGCGGCAACTACATCTACAACGGCACTAAATCCGGCCTGCACGACCAGCGCTTCTGGAATAACGAGGTAGATATTAAGGACCGCTGGACGCCGGAAAACCCCGACAACGCCAAGTGGCCCCGCCTGGTGTACGGCGACAACGTCTCGAACGGCTCGGCCCTGATTCTGTCGTCGAACGTGGAGAAGGGCGATTTTGCCCGTCTGCGGAACGTGTCCCTGGGCTACACCCTCAACCAGGGGCTGCTTACCCGCCTGGGCGGCCTGAGCACGGCCCGCTTTTATGTGCAGGTGCAGAACGCGGCCCTGCTGACCAAGTACTCCGGCATCGACCCCGAAATTTCAACCAACACCGGGGCTGGTCAAAACGCCAACACCGGCGCCGGGGTTGACCGCAACTCGGTGGGTCAGGCGCGCACGTACACGGTAGGTTTCAACATTGGCTTCTAATTTCCTCTGTCTCTGATGAAGACATTCAAGCATAAAATTACAGTAGGCATTTGCACCGCTCTGCTGGGTCTGGGCACGGTTTCCTGCAACGAAGACCTGCTGGAGCCGGCCCCCAAAACCTCCCTGTTCAGCGGTGTGGCCTTTGATACGCCCGCCCGCATCAGCCTGCAGGTAAATAACCTGTACGACTACATGAAATCGGGCAGCTTTCTGGGGGGCCGCTACCAGGTGTACGGCGACATCCGGGCCAACGACTTTATCAACCAGGGCTCTAACCTGGTAACCGGCACGGCCGTGTGGCAGCACACGCTCACGGAAGCCTCGCAGAACGATGTCATTAACCTGTGGAACTCTGCCTACCAGGCCATCAACCAGATCAACGTGTTTCTGGACGGCATGGCGGCCAACAGCGGCAAGTTTGTAGCCCCAGCCTTCCCGGCCGACTTTGCCACCAAAACGTCGCTGGGCTACCAGGGCGAGGCGCGCCTGCTCCGGGCCCTGGCCTACTACTCGCTGCTGCAGTTTTACGCCCGGCCCTACGCCGACGGCAACGGCAGCAAGCTCGGCCTGCCCCTGCGCCTGAAAGGCGAAACCGGCCAGGATAATAACGAGCTGGCCCGCAGCACCGTGGCCCAGGTGTACGAGCAGATTCTGGCCGACCTGAACTTCGCGGAGCAAAACCTGCCCCTGACTCAAGGTACGCCGGCCCTGAACACCACCCGCGCCCACCGCAACACGGCCATTGCCCTCAAAACGCGGGTGTACCTGAGCATGGGCCGCTACACCGATGTAATAACGGAAGCCAACAAGATTGTATCCGCCACGGCACCCTTCACGGCTACTTCAGGGGTAGCCCATGCCCTGAGCCCGTCCGTGGCCGCCGTGTTTGCCCCGCCTCAGGAAACAGCCGAAACCATTCTGGGCTTCCCGGCCACGGCGCAGGATGCGCCGGGTACGCAGAACCAGCTGGGCTTCTACTTCTCCAGCGAGTACAGCCTCAATCCCAACGGCGTGTTGGGCGACGCCCGCTTTGCCGCCACGGATGCCCGTCGTACCTCCTTCGTGACGGTGGTAGGTACTACCCCCTTCCTGAACAAGAAGTACCCCACTGGCTCGCCCTACACGGATAAAGCCCCGGTTATTCGCTACGCCGAGGTGCTCCTGAACTTGGCCGAAGCCCGCGCCCGCGCCAACGCCTCCGACGCCCAGGCTCTGGCCCTGCTGAACGCGGTACGGGGCCGCTCCAACCCGGACGGCGTATATACGGCGGCCAGCTTCAGCAGCACCTTCAGCATCATTGACGCTATTCTGCTGGAGCGCCGGATTGAGTTCCTGGGTGAGGGCCTGCGCAACAACGACATTATGCGCCTGCTGGCTCCTATTCCGGGCAAAGCCACCATCAGCGCCGTGCAGCCCACCGATGGTAACTACATCTGGCCCATTCCTTCCACGGAGCGCCTCACCAACAAAGCCATTGTTCAGAACTAAGGCTGCGTAACTTTCCTAAAAAAAGCCCCTTTGGTTGCCAGAGGGGCTTTTTTATGCGCCGGGGTGTAGCTCGGCCAGCAAACCAGCCAACGACTGGCCGACCGCTGGGGCCAGTCCCAGCAGCCGTGCTACGGCCCCGTACACCACCTGTGGGGAGCCTGCTTCCTCCACAATGCCACGCTGCCCGCCCGCCTGCGTCGATTTCGACAGCTTCTGCCCGCTCTCATCAAGCACCAGCCCATGATGCAGAAACCGGGTACTCCTAAACGCTTCCTGCCCGGGCAGATACTGCGCCAGCCAGAGCTGGGCGGCCGTGCTAGGCAGCAAATCCTGTCCGCGCACCACCAACGTAACGCCCAGGCGTACATCGTCCACCACGGAGGCCACCTGGTAGGCGGCGGCTCCGTCCTTCTTGCGCACTACAAAGTCGCCCAGCGCTGTATCCAGATGACTTGTTACCGGCCCCTGAAGCAGGTCGGGGAAATGCACCGTGGTAGCTGGCGGCACGAGGGCGCGCCATGCGGTTTGAGGCGTAGCGAGGGGTAGGGAATAGTGGCGGCAGGTGCCGGGGTAGCAGCCATCGGGGCGGGCCAGGCGAGCCAGGTCGGTGCGGGAGCAGCGGCAGGCGTAAAACACGCCGGGGTGGGCCTGCTTTGCCGCCTGCAGCACGGCTTCGTAGGCAGACAGCAGATGCTGCTGGGAGAAGTAACGCTCGAAGTCCTCGGGGCCCGCGGGGCCGTGGTCATAGTCGAGGCCCAGCCACTCCAGGGTCCGGAAGATATTCTCGAGGTAGGCGGGCCGGAACCGGGCGCGGTCCAGATCATCAATGCGCAGGTGCAGCACCCCACCCGCCCGACGTGTAAGCAGCCAGGTCAGGGTGAAGTTGATGGCATTGCCCAGGTGCAGAAAACCGCTGGGGGTAGGAGCCAGCCGGGAGACAACAGGAAAATCAGGCCACTGGAGCATAACCCCGGCAAGGTACTACCCGCCCTGATACGGGCCATAGCATATCGGTCTTGCTGCGTTAGCCTACGGCTGCCCTTGCACGACGCGTCGCCCTTTGCCCCTAATAATAAGCTCATTATACGCTACCAGAACGCACGGCACTTAGCCCCTACTGGTACCAGTGACTTGCCCAGCAGAAAGCTTCCGTTGCGCGGGGCTTGTTCAGTCGGCACGCACTTATGTATAGGGCCCGGTGCATAGCTATCGGGCACAATATTTTATTTTACCCGCTCGTCCGCGCTACCTACTTGGCTATCAGATGAGTTTACTACTCCGCGACCTGCGTGCATGGGGGTCGCCGCTTGCAAATGTATAGCGAGAGGTGAATCTTTGGCCCACAATCTATGTATGTACATACGATTCCCACCAGGTACTCATTCCAAGTCGCTTCTTTTATGCAAACGCTTCTTCATACGGCCGCTTCGCGCGGGCACGCCAACCACGGCTGGCTCAACTCCTACCATACCTTCAGCTTTGCCGGCTACCACAATCCCGAGCGGGTACACTTCGGGGTGCTGCGGGTGTTGAACGACGATACCGTGGCGGGCGGCATGGGTTTCGGCACCCACCCCCACGACAATATGGAAATCATCAGCATTCCGCTTTCCGGCACGCTGGAGCACAAGGACAGCGCCGGCAACCACGGTATTATCCGCAGCGGCGACGTGCAGGTGATGAGTGCCGGCACGGGCATTGCCCACAGCGAGAAAAACCACAGTCCGCATGAAGAAGTGAAGTTTCTGCAGATCTGGGTGTTCCCGAACAAGCGCAACGTAACGCCCCGCTACGATCAGCAAACCTTCCAGGCTGCGGACCGCCGCAACCAGTTCCAGCAGGTTTTGTCGCCTGACCCCACCGACGCGGGCGTCTGGATTCATCAGGATGCGTGGTTCCATCTGGCCGATTTTGAAGCGGGCTTTGCCGCCGACTATCAGGTGAAGAAGCAGGGCAACGGCGTGTATGTGTTTGTGCTGGAAGGCGACGCCACGGTAGGCGGCCAAGCCCTGCACCGCCGCGACGGCCTGGGCCTCTGGGACACGGATGGCTTCACGATGCAGGCGACTTCCAACGCGCGCCTGCTGCTGATGGAAGTCCCCATGAGCTTGTAGTAGCCGGGGCCTTGCCGGTATCGGCGCCAACCTCCGGGCGTTTCAGGTGTTACTGGGTCTGCCGGGGGTAGGCGGCTGCTTTCCTCGAGGCCGGCTTTCTTACCAGCTTGCGGGTAGGGCCGGCAGCCACCTTTATTTTTTAGTCAGCGCAATTACTTGGCGCAATTCTGTCAGTTATGAAACACGCTCCCACCACGTTTCCCGTACTGGAAACCATTCGCAAGCGCTGGAGCCCCCGTGCTTTTGCCAGCTACCCCGTAGCACCCGAAACGCTGCAGCAGGTATTTGAGGCCGCTTCCTGGGCCGCCAGCGCCATGAACGAGCAGCCCTGGCGCTACATCTACGCCCACCACGCCGATGGGGAAACCTTTCAGAAAATGGTGGACTGCCTGCTGCCCGGCAACCAGCCCTGGGCTAAACACGCGCCCGTGCTGATTCTGGCCCTGGCCAAAACTCACTACGATAATGGCACGCCCAACGGCGCCGCCCTGCACGACCTGGGCCTGGCCAATGGCAACCTGATTCTGGAAGCTACGGCCCTGGGCCTGCACGGCCACTTTATGGGCGGCTTCGACGCGGCCAAGACCCGCGAGGTATTTCAGCTACCCGAAACCCTGCAGCCCGTAACCTTTATTGCCCTGGGCTACCTTGGCACCGCCGAACAATTGGAGGAGCCGTTCCTGAGCCGGGAAAAGACACCGCGCCAGCGTAAGGCCCTCCACGAAATTGCCTTTCACCACCAGCTACCTGCCTAACCCATGCCGTACCGCCACACCCCAGCCTCCGACCGCGGCCTGAAGGACATTGGCTGGCTGCAAAGCCACTTTTCTCTCAGCTTCGGCTCCTACGCCAACCCCGAGCGGGCCGGCTTCGGGCTGCTGCGCGTCTTCAACGATGACTTCGTGAAGCCCGGCCACGGGTTTGGCCTGCACGCCCACGCCAACATGGAAATTATTTCCGTGATGCTGGCCGGACACATGAACCACAAGGACTCGCTGGGCTACTCCGAGGAGGTAACCCAGGACTGGGTGCAGATTATGAGCGCCGGCTCGGGGCTGCGGCACGAAGAGCACAACATCGGGCAGGAGGAAGTCAATTTTCTGCAAATCTGGATTGAGCCCAAGCTCCAGAACGTAACGCCGCGCTACCAGCGCCGCCACTTCCCCCGGGCAAAGCGCCGCAACCAGCTCACCACCATCGTCAGCAATGAGGAAGGCACGGCGCACTGCTGGATCAACCAGAACGCCAAGCTCAGCCTGGGCCTGTTCGAGGCCGGCCAGACGGTGGAATACCGCCTGAACCCGCTCAACAAGTGCGTATTTCTTTTCCTGATGGAAGGCCAGCTAACGGCAAACGGGCAGGCCGTGGGGCCCCGCGAAAGTCTCGGCCTCTGGGAAACCGATGCCGTGGCTATTCAGGTGGAGGCCGAAAGTCACTTCCTTCTGATTGAGGTTCCTGTCAATCATTAGGGCGGCTTACAGGCCCGAGCCCAGCACTACACGCCGGATTTCTGCGCTCCGCAGAGGTTCGGCGTTTTTTTGGGCGCGTTAAGCCGGCAGCTACGGAATCTGGCGGAGTAGAGTTGCACATCCTTTAGAAAATCTGCCGGATTGTACCGTCCTTTGTGGTAATTTTCTGTTGCTTACCTCTTTCTATGAAGATACTTCGACTTACCCTGGCCCTCTGCGTGGGTACCATGGGCCTGGCAGCGGCGCAGGATCTGCCCTACCAGACTCCGCCCCGCGCCATTGCAGCGCTTGCCGAAGCCCCGCCTACCCCCCGCGTCAGCTTTGCCTCCAATGGTCAATGGATGCTGGTGATGGACGTACAGGATATGCCCACCATTGCTGAGCTCAGCCAACCCGAGCTACGTCTGGCCGGGCTGCGCATTAACCCGCGCACCAACGGCAGCAGCCGGGCTTCTTACGCCTCTTCCTTACGCCTGCGGCAGCTGCCCGACGGCAAAGACCTGCTGATTACCGGCCTGCCGGCCAATGCCCGCATCAGCGACGTGCAATGGTCGCCGGACAATACCAAAATTGCCTTTACCCACACCACCAACAACCACGTAGAGCTGTGGATTGCTGATGTGGCCTCGGCCTCGGCCCGGCTGGTGCCCAATCTGTTTTTGAACAGCGTATTTGGTACTCCTTTCGAGTGGGTTTCTGACAATAAAACCATTATTGCCCGCGCCGTAGTGGGCGGCCGTGGCGAAGCGCCCAGCGCCACCGAGGCCCCCAAAGGCCCGGCCATTCA is a genomic window containing:
- a CDS encoding RagB/SusD family nutrient uptake outer membrane protein — translated: MKTFKHKITVGICTALLGLGTVSCNEDLLEPAPKTSLFSGVAFDTPARISLQVNNLYDYMKSGSFLGGRYQVYGDIRANDFINQGSNLVTGTAVWQHTLTEASQNDVINLWNSAYQAINQINVFLDGMAANSGKFVAPAFPADFATKTSLGYQGEARLLRALAYYSLLQFYARPYADGNGSKLGLPLRLKGETGQDNNELARSTVAQVYEQILADLNFAEQNLPLTQGTPALNTTRAHRNTAIALKTRVYLSMGRYTDVITEANKIVSATAPFTATSGVAHALSPSVAAVFAPPQETAETILGFPATAQDAPGTQNQLGFYFSSEYSLNPNGVLGDARFAATDARRTSFVTVVGTTPFLNKKYPTGSPYTDKAPVIRYAEVLLNLAEARARANASDAQALALLNAVRGRSNPDGVYTAASFSSTFSIIDAILLERRIEFLGEGLRNNDIMRLLAPIPGKATISAVQPTDGNYIWPIPSTERLTNKAIVQN
- a CDS encoding pirin family protein, which translates into the protein MQTLLHTAASRGHANHGWLNSYHTFSFAGYHNPERVHFGVLRVLNDDTVAGGMGFGTHPHDNMEIISIPLSGTLEHKDSAGNHGIIRSGDVQVMSAGTGIAHSEKNHSPHEEVKFLQIWVFPNKRNVTPRYDQQTFQAADRRNQFQQVLSPDPTDAGVWIHQDAWFHLADFEAGFAADYQVKKQGNGVYVFVLEGDATVGGQALHRRDGLGLWDTDGFTMQATSNARLLLMEVPMSL
- a CDS encoding nitroreductase family protein codes for the protein MKHAPTTFPVLETIRKRWSPRAFASYPVAPETLQQVFEAASWAASAMNEQPWRYIYAHHADGETFQKMVDCLLPGNQPWAKHAPVLILALAKTHYDNGTPNGAALHDLGLANGNLILEATALGLHGHFMGGFDAAKTREVFQLPETLQPVTFIALGYLGTAEQLEEPFLSREKTPRQRKALHEIAFHHQLPA
- a CDS encoding glutamate--tRNA ligase family protein gives rise to the protein MLQWPDFPVVSRLAPTPSGFLHLGNAINFTLTWLLTRRAGGVLHLRIDDLDRARFRPAYLENIFRTLEWLGLDYDHGPAGPEDFERYFSQQHLLSAYEAVLQAAKQAHPGVFYACRCSRTDLARLARPDGCYPGTCRHYSLPLATPQTAWRALVPPATTVHFPDLLQGPVTSHLDTALGDFVVRKKDGAAAYQVASVVDDVRLGVTLVVRGQDLLPSTAAQLWLAQYLPGQEAFRSTRFLHHGLVLDESGQKLSKSTQAGGQRGIVEEAGSPQVVYGAVARLLGLAPAVGQSLAGLLAELHPGA
- a CDS encoding TonB-dependent receptor → MKKALLLCPLVALALTGQEAWAQTQTISGRVVGTDGAGLPGVTVIVKGGSQGTSTDSDGRYSISVPASTSSLVYSFIGYAPKEVAIGGQSSINVTLSSSATGLDEVVVVGYGLTQSRRDLTGSVATVSAAQIANKPVQSFEQALQGQAAGVNITTPNGVLNNPPVIRIRGVNSISLNSAPLFVIDGIPAFSGNSSAVGSVPNNPLSNINPNDIESVEVLKDASATAIYGSRAAGGVILVTTKRGKKGQSKISLDSWVGWSEPVRLYDILNASDYISIKNEAVRNLNANRAAIGQPATNVEGFKPTLDGSGNPVDTKWYDYIYRTGFSSSNNLNFSGGTDKTTYYTSVGYTDQKGMLEGNSFKRASARLNIDHKVFSRLSIGARIGYSNTRNASPNSGSVGDGAFGTAGLGRLPLVLPPNVPAFNPDGSYNVATAYGNGGLGPGANINPTTGTPLIVSYYNPVVDIENNYFRSEGSEIQGSVNATLEVLKGLRVRTNFGIYNIAFEDQAFYTSQGGDGYVPGGQALNYYRTNKRWNWQNTAQYDASLGGKHNISLLAGTEQQRTTIDRWGASRTGVADIFFNTFQGNFTNVAVDGNYQGENYLLSYFGRADYNFNKKYLAAINFRRDGYSAWAQKWGNFYGVSVGYAISEEDFWKNSSLLNKVNFLKLTGSYGEVGNSAIADDFPSLNLYSSGLYGASPTLFYSNAGNTRLSWETSKKTDVGMSFAILDERIQGDIGYYKNLVDGLILGVPQAPSKGIPGNQIFANVGSMQNTGMEVSLRFNAISKPKFNWSVSGNLTTLKNKVLRLATEGQRLATATSLETVNFTQVGRSVGEILAVKSLGVNPANGQRMVEKRNADGTTTVVQYNHLGTTGVGSTGWTTIDGKNTTAPSQSVDGVLFGPVLPTWYGGFDNTFRYGGFDLGIFIQFSGGNYIYNGTKSGLHDQRFWNNEVDIKDRWTPENPDNAKWPRLVYGDNVSNGSALILSSNVEKGDFARLRNVSLGYTLNQGLLTRLGGLSTARFYVQVQNAALLTKYSGIDPEISTNTGAGQNANTGAGVDRNSVGQARTYTVGFNIGF
- a CDS encoding pirin family protein, yielding MPYRHTPASDRGLKDIGWLQSHFSLSFGSYANPERAGFGLLRVFNDDFVKPGHGFGLHAHANMEIISVMLAGHMNHKDSLGYSEEVTQDWVQIMSAGSGLRHEEHNIGQEEVNFLQIWIEPKLQNVTPRYQRRHFPRAKRRNQLTTIVSNEEGTAHCWINQNAKLSLGLFEAGQTVEYRLNPLNKCVFLFLMEGQLTANGQAVGPRESLGLWETDAVAIQVEAESHFLLIEVPVNH